A genomic segment from Thamnophis elegans isolate rThaEle1 chromosome 3, rThaEle1.pri, whole genome shotgun sequence encodes:
- the LRRC14B gene encoding LOW QUALITY PROTEIN: leucine-rich repeat-containing protein 14B (The sequence of the model RefSeq protein was modified relative to this genomic sequence to represent the inferred CDS: inserted 2 bases in 2 codons; deleted 3 bases in 2 codons; substituted 2 bases at 2 genomic stop codons): MHSLRFLSAEVLVSKGQLVRQNLSHLAHNLFPLLFKASYLQEQVEVIHDLVENWPLAEFNIGKLLGKTADHPEDISNRACSLCLASCLAGLKDYVLNCSSPYAKRLKTVDLTGIKDVEVQLCPCRKTMGRWARTELLSRTCYDLLVDMQNLPFLPDVFEVSVDVLADIFVTERSYEVVVQALLMRCHCPLKIRCKAFRVDNLAXGRFLTFISLTEPLFPLGKFEVVHNCXGHMEHLQVLFNXVQCPLMTSLTHASLGPXCGEGFTPEDEATSQELGEKMSQMTQLTELSLAFSILTGRLRKLLSPLKTPLKMLDVSNCSLNHLDMAYLANSLHSEKLEALDISGHDVADLYPSTFFKLLNHSSYTLKSLTLEECNIQDIHINMLILGLVPCRKLEELKFLGNPLSSRALKCLFNIFIDFPRLKYIEFPVPRDCYANNISYPIGESDLSKFDHQKYERIVEDLHMILLQAKREDIKASTPLYGGYDAAIQETGNELGISLLKSFQDALQSFSVALKEMS, translated from the exons ATGCACTCGCTACGGTTTCTGAGTGCTGAAGTTCTGGTATCCAAGGGGCAGCTGGTAAGACAGAACCTGAGCCATCTTGCCCAtaatctcttccctcttctttttaAGGCAAGCTACTTACAGGAGCAGGTGGAGGTAATTCATGACCTGGTGGAGAACTGGCCACTGGCCGAATTCAATATTGGAAAGTTACTGGGAAAGACAGCTGATCACCCAGAAGACATCAGTAACCGAGCCTGTTCTCTGTGCCTGGCCAGCTGCCTAGCTGGTTTGAAGGACTATGTTTTGAATTGCTCATCACCCTACGCGAAACGACTGAAAACTGTGGACTTAACAGGCATAAAGGATGTGGAAGTTCAGCTCTGCCCTTGTAGGAAAACAATGGGACGGTGGGCCCGGACAGAGCTGCTCTCGAGGACCTGCTATGATCTGCTGGTGGACATGCAAAACTTGCCCTTCCTTCCAGATGTGTTTGAGGTCTCGGTGGATGTCTTGGCCGACATCTTTGTTACTGAACGAAGCTATGAGGTGGTTGTCCAGGCCCTGCTAATGAGGTGTCACTGCCCACTCAAAATCCGCTGCAAAGCCTTCCGGGTGGACAACCTGGCTTAAGGAAGATTTCTAACATTCATAAGCTTAACAGAGCCCCTCTTCCCGCTGGGCAAGTTTGAAGTAGTTCACAACT TAGGTCATATGGAACATTTGCAAGTGCTTTTTA ACGTCCAATGTCCCTTAATGACATCGCTCACACATGCCAGCCTGGGACCTTGATGTGGAGAAGGTTTCACACCAGAGGATGAAGCCACT TCTCAggaattgggggaaaaaatgagccAAATGACTCAGCTAACAGAGCTGAGCCTGGCA TTTTCCATCCTCACCGGAAGGCTCCGCAAACTACTCAG TCCTTTGAAGACACCGCTGAAAATGCTGGATGTTTCTAACTGTTCGCTGAACCATCTTGACATGGCTTATTTAGCCAATAGCCTGCATTCTGAGAAACTAGAAGCTCTGGATATCAGTGGACATGATGTGGCTGATTTGTACCCATCAACCTTCTTCAAACTCCTGAACCATTCATCTTATACACTCAAAAGTCTCACACTTGAAGAATGCAACATTCAGGACATTCATATCAACATGCTGATTTTAGGATTGGTTCCTTGTCGGAAATTAGAGGAGCTGAAGTTCCTTGGAAATCCTCTATCTTCTCGAGCCTTGaaatgcctttttaatattttcattgatTTTCCAAGGCTGAAATATATCGAATTTCCAGTTCCGAGAGATTGCTATGCAAACAACATCAGTTACCCAATTGGCGAAAGTGATCTTTCAAAATTTGACCACCAGAAGTATGAAAGAATAGTCGAAGATCTTCACATGATTTTATTGCAAGCTAAGCGGGAAGACATCAAGGCTTCTACTCCCCTCTATGGAGGGTACGATGCTGCAATTCAAGAAACGGGAAACGAACTAGGAATTTCTTTGTTGAAGTCATTCCAAGATGCCCTACAAAGTTTCAGTGTGGCCCTTAAGGAAATGAGCTGA